A single Brevundimonas sp. SL130 DNA region contains:
- the ccmI gene encoding c-type cytochrome biogenesis protein CcmI codes for MIVFWIMTGLAAAMAGLLVLTGARRGADPAGADADVGGRELDELDRLKARGLLDEAAHAAARAEAGRRLLAGQAVAAATPVVGRHDRLWVLGGIGATTAGALALYVFTASPGLPDQAYERRVDQWSTQLETLQPAQLAAVTARVARDNPQDRQALAMLGAARFAAEDPLGAASAFRRLIELEPTDAQAWARLGESLVRANDGRIGGDAEAAFREAVRLDPDQLGARFFLGQAAFERGDAAATRAQWTPLIAALDPADPRRQDLERRLPRAQ; via the coding sequence ATGATCGTCTTCTGGATAATGACCGGTCTGGCGGCGGCGATGGCCGGCCTGCTGGTGCTGACCGGGGCGCGGCGTGGGGCCGATCCGGCCGGCGCCGACGCCGATGTGGGCGGCCGTGAACTGGACGAACTGGACCGTTTGAAGGCGCGCGGCCTGCTGGACGAGGCGGCCCATGCCGCTGCACGGGCCGAGGCGGGGCGGCGGCTTCTGGCGGGACAGGCCGTGGCTGCGGCGACGCCTGTGGTCGGCCGGCATGACCGGCTGTGGGTTCTGGGCGGGATCGGCGCGACGACGGCGGGGGCGCTGGCCCTCTATGTCTTTACGGCGTCGCCGGGTCTGCCGGACCAGGCCTATGAGCGGCGGGTTGATCAGTGGTCCACCCAGCTGGAGACTCTGCAACCGGCGCAACTGGCGGCGGTGACGGCGCGGGTCGCGCGCGATAATCCGCAAGATCGCCAGGCTCTGGCCATGCTGGGCGCGGCCCGGTTCGCCGCCGAGGACCCTCTGGGCGCCGCCTCGGCCTTTCGCCGGCTGATAGAACTGGAGCCGACCGACGCTCAGGCCTGGGCGCGGCTGGGCGAAAGCCTGGTGCGGGCCAATGACGGCCGGATCGGCGGCGACGCCGAGGCCGCCTTCCGTGAGGCGGTTCGGCTGGATCCGGACCAGTTGGGCGCGCGCTTCTTCCTGGGGCAGGCGGCGTTCGAGCGGGGCGATGCGGCGGCGACGCGCGCCCAGTGGACGCCGTTGATCGCCGCCCTGGACCCGGCCGATCCGCGTCGCCAGGATTTGGAACGCCGCCTGCCGAGGGCGCAATGA
- the flhB gene encoding flagellar biosynthesis protein FlhB yields MADDTDPESKTEDATPRKLEEARKKGDVAKSQDVGQVLSLVGAAAVVLGAGGWFSGSMAEQLLPFLAQPHQMLGMLDSGAGTQILAKALWAMTPFLGSVMLATIVGGAGGHLAQSGLIFTTEKLKPQWSAVNPLSGFKRIFGPDGLMQFVKTFLKLIAVCVVCWMVLKPHVREFENMVTLSPAALLPLARDMSVALFIAAIILLSATAGADFLWQKMRFAKRMRMTKEELKEDYKQSEGDPHVKAKLRQIRMQRSRQRMMANVPKATVIVTNPTHYSVALRYEPSEGDGAPVCVAKGVDALALRIREVAKEHNVPIVENVPLARALYASVEIDGVIPKEHFEAAAKIIGFVFQSRKRR; encoded by the coding sequence GTGGCTGACGACACCGATCCCGAGTCGAAAACAGAAGACGCCACCCCCCGAAAACTTGAGGAGGCGCGCAAGAAGGGCGACGTCGCCAAATCCCAGGACGTCGGCCAGGTCCTGTCCCTGGTCGGTGCGGCGGCGGTGGTGTTGGGGGCCGGAGGCTGGTTTTCCGGTTCCATGGCGGAACAGCTGCTGCCCTTCCTCGCCCAGCCTCATCAGATGCTGGGCATGCTCGATTCCGGCGCGGGGACGCAGATCCTGGCCAAGGCCCTCTGGGCCATGACCCCCTTCCTGGGGTCCGTCATGCTGGCCACCATCGTGGGCGGGGCCGGCGGGCACCTGGCGCAGTCCGGCCTGATCTTCACCACCGAAAAGCTGAAGCCGCAGTGGTCGGCGGTGAATCCCCTGTCCGGGTTCAAGCGGATCTTCGGCCCCGACGGCCTGATGCAGTTCGTCAAGACCTTCCTGAAGCTGATCGCCGTCTGCGTCGTCTGCTGGATGGTGCTGAAACCCCATGTCCGCGAGTTCGAGAACATGGTGACGCTTAGCCCCGCCGCCCTGCTGCCGCTGGCGCGGGACATGAGCGTGGCCCTGTTCATCGCGGCCATAATCCTGCTGTCGGCCACGGCAGGCGCCGACTTCCTCTGGCAGAAGATGCGCTTCGCCAAGCGGATGCGGATGACCAAGGAAGAGCTGAAAGAGGACTACAAACAGTCCGAAGGCGACCCTCACGTGAAGGCCAAGCTGCGGCAGATCCGCATGCAACGCAGCCGCCAGCGGATGATGGCCAATGTGCCCAAGGCCACCGTCATCGTCACCAACCCGACCCACTATTCGGTCGCCCTGCGCTACGAACCCAGCGAGGGCGACGGAGCGCCGGTGTGCGTGGCCAAGGGCGTCGACGCCCTGGCCCTGCGCATCCGTGAGGTGGCCAAGGAACACAATGTGCCGATCGTCGAGAACGTGCCCCTGGCCCGCGCCCTATACGCCTCGGTCGAGATCGACGGCGTCATTCCCAAGGAACATTTCGAAGCCGCCGCCAAGATCATCGGCTTCGTCTTCCAGTCCCGAAAACGTCGGTAA
- a CDS encoding CheR family methyltransferase, producing the protein MATRAGYRLTRDRIHLAEHRLGPIARREGYANVEALLTNLWANPVASLGWAVIEALLNVETWFRRDRSPFAAFEKELLPALSRARPGGRVSVWSAGCSTGQEAWSIAMAGLDAGVIVDTVATDLSQRAIEKARSGLYTGFEIQRGLTAQAMLRWFEPAEDNWRARDELADRVRFARANLLDEPADEARFDVIFCRNVLGDMEPSRRARVLDGLERRLVDDGCLFLGLDEQLEGETVAFRPVSGRQGLYVKSPATVRRAA; encoded by the coding sequence TTGGCTACCCGCGCCGGCTATCGGCTGACGCGGGATCGCATCCACCTGGCCGAACACCGGCTGGGCCCGATCGCGCGCCGCGAAGGCTATGCCAATGTCGAGGCCCTGCTGACCAATCTCTGGGCCAATCCGGTCGCGTCCCTGGGCTGGGCCGTGATCGAGGCCCTGCTGAACGTCGAGACCTGGTTCCGCCGCGACCGATCTCCCTTCGCGGCGTTCGAGAAGGAACTGTTGCCGGCCCTGAGCCGCGCGCGCCCCGGCGGCCGGGTCAGCGTCTGGTCCGCCGGCTGTTCGACCGGGCAGGAGGCCTGGTCCATCGCCATGGCGGGTCTGGACGCCGGAGTGATCGTCGACACGGTCGCCACCGATCTGTCGCAGCGCGCGATCGAGAAGGCGCGATCCGGCCTCTACACCGGCTTCGAGATCCAGCGCGGCCTGACCGCCCAAGCCATGCTGCGCTGGTTCGAACCGGCCGAGGATAATTGGCGAGCGCGTGACGAACTGGCCGACCGCGTTCGCTTCGCCCGCGCCAATCTGCTGGACGAGCCGGCGGACGAGGCCCGTTTCGACGTCATCTTCTGCCGCAACGTGCTGGGCGACATGGAGCCGTCGCGTCGGGCCCGTGTGCTGGACGGGCTGGAACGGCGGCTGGTCGACGACGGCTGCCTGTTCCTGGGGCTGGACGAACAGCTGGAAGGCGAGACCGTCGCCTTCCGCCCTGTCAGCGGCCGTCAGGGCCTCTACGTCAAGTCGCCCGCCACCGTCCGACGCGCCGCCTGA
- the ccmE gene encoding cytochrome c maturation protein CcmE produces the protein MSWLPKSPKARRRLWVVAAVAPILALAVGLSLWAMQDSVTFFYSPSEATADKAPQGRNIRLGGLVETGSVRKSGDGVVVFTVTDNIAVTQVQYHGDLPDLFREGQGIVAQGSFGADRVFHASQVLAKHDENYMPREVADRIKAKGEWRPENPAVNTRSSRPQADSATESL, from the coding sequence ATGAGCTGGCTGCCGAAATCGCCGAAGGCGCGCCGTCGATTGTGGGTCGTGGCGGCGGTCGCCCCGATCCTGGCCCTGGCTGTCGGCCTGTCGCTGTGGGCCATGCAGGACAGCGTGACCTTCTTCTATTCGCCGTCCGAGGCCACCGCCGACAAGGCGCCGCAGGGCCGCAACATCCGTCTGGGCGGCCTGGTTGAGACCGGCAGCGTGCGCAAGTCCGGCGACGGCGTCGTGGTCTTCACCGTCACCGACAATATCGCTGTGACCCAGGTCCAGTATCATGGCGACCTGCCCGACCTGTTCCGCGAGGGGCAGGGGATCGTGGCCCAGGGGTCGTTCGGCGCCGACCGCGTCTTCCACGCCAGCCAGGTCCTGGCCAAGCACGACGAAAACTATATGCCGCGCGAGGTCGCCGACCGGATCAAGGCCAAGGGCGAGTGGCGGCCGGAAAACCCCGCCGTGAACACGCGCTCAAGCAGGCCGCAGGCCGATAGCGCGACCGAAAGCCTATGA
- a CDS encoding ABC transporter permease, with protein MNFNGHGVWAIYRFEMARALRTIWQSVVTPVITTALYFIVFGSAIGGRMDAIDGVAYGAFIVPGLIMLSLFTQSIFNASFGIYFPKFTGTIYEILSAPVSSLEVVIAYVGAAATKSAVLGLIILATSTLFVPLQVLHPVAMLAMLVLISVTFSLFGFIIGIWAGSFEQLNFIPMLVVTPLTFLGGSFYSINMLPDVWRAVAHFNPVVYLISGFRWTFYGQGDVPIGISVAATLGFFALCLGVVMWMFKTGYRLKA; from the coding sequence ATGAACTTCAACGGACATGGCGTCTGGGCCATCTATCGGTTCGAAATGGCGCGCGCCCTGCGCACCATCTGGCAAAGCGTGGTCACGCCCGTGATCACCACCGCCCTGTATTTCATCGTCTTCGGCAGCGCGATCGGCGGCCGAATGGATGCGATCGACGGCGTGGCCTATGGCGCCTTCATCGTGCCAGGCCTGATCATGCTGAGCCTGTTCACACAGTCGATCTTCAACGCCTCCTTCGGCATCTATTTCCCCAAATTCACCGGCACCATCTACGAGATCCTGTCGGCGCCCGTGTCGTCGCTGGAGGTGGTGATCGCCTATGTCGGGGCGGCGGCGACCAAGTCGGCGGTTCTGGGCCTGATCATACTGGCCACATCGACCCTGTTCGTGCCGCTTCAGGTGCTGCACCCCGTGGCCATGCTGGCCATGCTGGTGCTGATCTCGGTGACCTTCAGCCTGTTCGGCTTCATCATCGGCATCTGGGCCGGCAGTTTCGAACAGCTGAACTTCATCCCCATGCTGGTCGTGACGCCCCTAACCTTCCTGGGCGGCTCCTTCTATTCGATCAACATGCTGCCAGACGTCTGGCGCGCGGTGGCCCATTTCAATCCGGTGGTCTATCTGATCTCGGGCTTCCGCTGGACCTTCTACGGCCAGGGCGACGTGCCCATCGGCATCAGCGTGGCCGCCACCCTGGGCTTCTTCGCCCTTTGCCTGGGCGTGGTCATGTGGATGTTCAAGACCGGCTATCGGCTCAAGGCCTGA
- the fliQ gene encoding flagellar biosynthesis protein FliQ gives MNGAEVLDVGRDAIWLTIQLCLPVLIVGLVVGVVIGLFQALTQIQEQTLIYAPKIIAIFASLLVFLPLMGALLGGFMRQIAARIAGM, from the coding sequence ATGAACGGCGCGGAAGTTCTGGATGTGGGGCGCGACGCCATCTGGCTGACGATCCAGCTGTGCCTGCCGGTCCTGATCGTGGGCCTGGTGGTCGGCGTGGTGATCGGCCTGTTCCAGGCACTGACGCAGATCCAGGAACAGACCCTGATCTATGCGCCCAAGATCATCGCCATCTTCGCGTCCCTGCTGGTGTTCTTGCCGCTGATGGGCGCCCTGCTGGGCGGGTTCATGCGCCAGATCGCGGCCCGCATCGCGGGCATGTAG
- the cckA gene encoding cell cycle histidine kinase CckA, translating to MKSTRRLPFDLLAVATAFGVVVAIAALAYPAFKANPMSAPGMILLVTAGLIALIGLFGFRRAETVKPSSDVAVDMLDAMAEPAALVWETGQVLAFNGAWAQANGTITALPRGKSAQALYMAFAQARRGEPGHAIVQIGDREVEVVIGRAGDNRFLLRVAPEAVLPVPVAATAPANGAAAGESRAMAAGAPFGSAVIEGADLFGGRAQEANAALAVLTGPGAARDAAFGHLFEPMGLAEARVKLAAGSSGPIELVARAYPDKMLHLYVAPEGERKRIWLFDVSAQKSMELQLSQAQKMQAVGQLAGGVAHDFNNLLTAIQLQLSGLLERHPVGDPSYDGLNEIRQTAIRAADLVRKLLAFSRKSTVRRERLDLGELVGEFAVLLRRLLREDVRLETDYGRDLPVVLADKSQLETAVMNLAVNARDAMRGVVEPGDAVVTITTRRLTAQQAREMGWSNAPTEEVALIEVSDTGPGVPPELVDKIFEPFFTTKAINEGTGMGLATVYGIAQQAGGHISVSNIEGPHGMSMGAAFRIFLPAAGEAELAEVQPVEVKVKAPRDLSGAGRILFVEDEDAVRGIAARLLRQRGYEVIEAADGEEALLLAEEYAGQIDMMISDVIMPGLDGPSLLKKARKYLGDAPVMFISGYAESDFSDLLQDEVGVSFLPKPLDIKTLAERVKQELHAG from the coding sequence ATGAAGTCCACCCGTCGTCTTCCGTTCGACCTGCTCGCCGTCGCGACGGCGTTCGGCGTCGTCGTGGCCATCGCCGCCCTGGCCTATCCGGCCTTCAAGGCCAATCCGATGTCGGCGCCAGGGATGATCCTGCTGGTGACGGCGGGTCTGATCGCCCTGATCGGCCTGTTCGGCTTCCGCCGCGCCGAAACGGTCAAGCCGTCCAGCGACGTGGCCGTGGACATGCTCGACGCCATGGCCGAGCCGGCGGCTCTGGTGTGGGAGACGGGCCAGGTGCTGGCCTTCAACGGCGCCTGGGCCCAGGCCAACGGCACGATCACCGCCCTGCCCCGCGGCAAGTCGGCCCAGGCCCTGTACATGGCCTTCGCCCAGGCGCGCCGGGGCGAGCCCGGCCACGCCATCGTCCAGATCGGCGACCGCGAGGTCGAGGTCGTGATCGGGCGCGCCGGCGACAACCGGTTCCTGTTGCGGGTCGCGCCCGAGGCCGTCCTGCCCGTACCGGTCGCCGCAACGGCGCCGGCGAACGGCGCGGCGGCGGGCGAGTCCCGCGCCATGGCCGCCGGCGCACCGTTCGGCTCGGCCGTCATCGAAGGGGCCGACCTGTTCGGCGGCCGCGCGCAAGAAGCCAACGCCGCCCTGGCCGTCCTGACCGGTCCCGGCGCGGCCCGCGACGCCGCCTTCGGCCATCTGTTCGAGCCGATGGGCCTGGCCGAGGCCCGGGTGAAGCTGGCGGCCGGTTCGTCCGGCCCCATCGAACTGGTCGCACGCGCCTATCCCGACAAGATGCTGCACCTCTATGTGGCGCCCGAGGGCGAGCGCAAACGCATCTGGCTGTTCGACGTCTCGGCGCAGAAGTCGATGGAGCTGCAGCTGTCCCAGGCGCAGAAGATGCAGGCCGTGGGCCAGTTGGCCGGTGGCGTGGCGCACGACTTCAACAATCTGCTGACGGCCATCCAACTGCAGCTTTCAGGCCTGCTGGAACGCCACCCGGTCGGCGATCCTTCGTACGACGGGCTGAACGAAATCCGCCAGACCGCCATCCGCGCCGCCGACCTGGTGCGCAAGCTGCTGGCCTTCTCGCGCAAGTCCACGGTCCGGCGCGAGCGACTGGACCTGGGCGAGCTGGTCGGGGAATTCGCCGTCCTGCTGCGTCGTCTGCTGCGCGAGGACGTGCGGCTTGAGACCGACTACGGCCGCGATCTGCCGGTGGTGCTGGCCGACAAGAGCCAGTTGGAGACGGCGGTCATGAACCTCGCCGTCAACGCCCGCGACGCCATGCGCGGCGTGGTCGAGCCGGGCGATGCGGTCGTCACCATCACCACCCGCCGCCTGACCGCCCAACAGGCGCGCGAAATGGGCTGGTCCAACGCCCCGACCGAAGAGGTCGCCCTGATCGAGGTGTCCGACACCGGACCCGGCGTGCCGCCCGAGTTGGTCGACAAGATTTTCGAACCCTTCTTCACCACCAAGGCGATCAACGAGGGCACGGGCATGGGCCTGGCCACCGTCTACGGCATCGCCCAGCAGGCCGGCGGCCATATCTCGGTCAGCAATATCGAGGGCCCCCACGGCATGAGCATGGGCGCCGCCTTCCGCATCTTCCTGCCCGCGGCGGGAGAAGCGGAACTGGCCGAGGTCCAGCCGGTCGAGGTCAAGGTCAAGGCGCCGCGCGACCTGTCGGGCGCCGGCCGCATCCTGTTCGTCGAGGACGAGGACGCCGTGCGCGGCATCGCCGCCCGTCTGCTGCGCCAGCGCGGCTATGAGGTGATCGAAGCCGCCGACGGCGAAGAAGCCCTGCTTCTGGCCGAGGAATACGCCGGCCAGATCGACATGATGATCTCCGACGTCATCATGCCCGGCCTAGACGGCCCGTCGCTGCTGAAAAAGGCGCGCAAATACCTGGGCGACGCGCCGGTCATGTTCATCTCGGGCTATGCCGAAAGCGACTTCTCGGACCTGCTGCAGGACGAGGTCGGGGTGTCCTTCCTGCCCAAGCCGCTGGACATCAAGACCCTGGCCGAACGGGTGAAACAGGAACTGCACGCGGGCTGA
- a CDS encoding cytochrome c-type biogenesis protein, which translates to MRRLWVLLAAPVLAIMLTAAEPPAAPDRPLSDPTQEARAQALFKDVRCVVCQHEAIADSPAGVAGDMRRLIREEIASGASDQAVRDDLVRRFGDYVLFTPPVRVGTWLLWFGPFALVLSAAAVLMLRARRRPAEAAPLSPDEERRLDEVLQNEKLRRDPDASSPHDGR; encoded by the coding sequence GTGAGGCGGCTGTGGGTTCTGCTGGCCGCGCCGGTCCTGGCGATCATGCTGACGGCGGCCGAGCCTCCGGCCGCCCCCGACCGTCCCTTGAGCGATCCGACCCAGGAGGCTCGCGCCCAGGCTCTGTTCAAGGATGTCCGCTGCGTCGTCTGCCAGCACGAGGCCATCGCAGACAGTCCGGCGGGCGTCGCTGGCGACATGCGCCGTCTGATCCGCGAGGAGATCGCGTCAGGCGCCTCCGACCAGGCGGTGCGCGACGACCTGGTGCGGCGGTTCGGCGACTATGTGCTGTTCACCCCGCCGGTGCGGGTCGGGACCTGGCTGCTGTGGTTCGGTCCCTTCGCCCTCGTCCTGTCGGCCGCCGCCGTCCTGATGCTGCGCGCGCGTCGCCGCCCGGCCGAGGCCGCGCCCCTGTCGCCTGACGAAGAGCGCCGCCTGGACGAAGTTCTGCAAAATGAGAAGCTTCGCCGCGATCCTGACGCAAGCTCGCCTCACGACGGGCGTTAG
- a CDS encoding ABC transporter ATP-binding protein produces the protein MPVIEIQGLTKTYKSGLQALKRVDLTIEKGEIFALLGPNGAGKTTLISIVCGIVNASTGTVIADGHDIRKDFRAARTKIGLVPQELTTDAFETVLATVTFSRGLFGKPANPTLIEQILKDLSLWDKRDAKIMTLSGGMKRRVMIAKALSHEPDILFLDEPTAGVDVELRRDMWTMVRKLRERGVTIILTTHYIEEAEEMADRVGVILKGELILVEEKTALMKKLGKKTLTLNLIEPLTALPADLSNWALALNADGGELEYSFDAQADDTGVPSLIRQLERLNIGFKDLNTRQSSLEDIFVSLVHRDGEAA, from the coding sequence ATGCCGGTTATCGAAATTCAAGGCCTGACCAAGACCTACAAGTCCGGGCTTCAGGCGCTGAAACGCGTCGATCTGACCATTGAGAAGGGCGAGATCTTCGCCCTGCTGGGGCCGAACGGGGCGGGCAAGACCACCCTGATCTCCATCGTCTGCGGCATCGTCAACGCCTCGACAGGCACGGTGATCGCCGACGGTCATGACATCCGAAAGGATTTCCGCGCCGCCCGCACCAAGATCGGTCTGGTGCCCCAGGAGCTGACGACAGACGCCTTCGAGACCGTCCTGGCCACCGTCACCTTCAGCCGCGGCCTGTTCGGCAAGCCGGCGAACCCGACCCTGATCGAACAGATCCTGAAAGACCTGTCGCTGTGGGACAAGCGCGACGCCAAGATCATGACCCTGTCGGGCGGGATGAAGCGCCGGGTGATGATCGCCAAGGCCCTGAGCCACGAGCCGGACATCCTGTTCCTGGACGAGCCGACCGCCGGGGTCGATGTCGAGCTGCGCCGCGACATGTGGACCATGGTCCGCAAGCTGCGCGAGCGGGGCGTCACCATCATCCTGACCACCCACTATATCGAAGAGGCCGAGGAGATGGCCGATCGGGTGGGCGTGATCCTGAAGGGCGAACTGATCCTGGTCGAGGAAAAGACCGCCCTGATGAAGAAGTTGGGCAAGAAGACCCTGACCCTGAACCTGATCGAGCCGCTGACCGCCCTGCCCGCCGACCTGTCGAATTGGGCCCTGGCGCTGAATGCCGACGGGGGCGAGCTGGAATACAGTTTCGACGCCCAGGCCGACGACACCGGCGTGCCCTCGCTGATCCGCCAGCTGGAACGGCTGAACATCGGCTTCAAGGATCTGAACACCCGCCAGAGCTCGCTGGAAGACATCTTCGTCAGCCTGGTCCACCGCGACGGGGAGGCCGCCTGA
- a CDS encoding heme lyase CcmF/NrfE family subunit, with protein sequence MIAELGAFALSLALALSILQAVLSAVGRARRSPVLAGAAQGAALAAAGAVALSFAALIYAFVVSDFSVSNVAANSHTDKPMLYKVAGAWGSHEGSLLLWCLVLTVFGGALARARGLPFGLKASAVATQGALGSLFLAFAVFTSSPFTRLDPAPFQGASLNPLLQDPALAVHPPLLYAGYVGFSVCFSLAVAALIEGRAQTAFWPAWGRWVRPWALASWAFLTVGITLGSFWAYYELGWGGWWFWDPVENASFMPWLAGAALLHSAVVTERRGALAGWTVFLALLAFSFSMLGAFLVRSGVLTSVHAFAVDPQRGLMLLAILGVTAGAAFALFAWRAPQLKGGGLFAPVSREGALVLNNLFLTAAAATVLLGTLYPLILEAASGATISVGPPYFAATFVPLMTVAFIILPAGPLLAWKRGDLPGAMQRLAVAAGLALVSALAAYALWEPRRAFAAAGVGLGAWLILGSLAEVAERARLFRTSGVETLRRLKGLPLGAWGMSLAHLGLGVFILGAVVETGFKAEAARALSLGSSVSAGPWTVTLDQVRVVEGPNYLAEQGQLTVRPSDDRGRASTVTAERRFFPTGGQTTTEVGLDFRGLDDVYVVMGERAGTPEAPAWVVRLYWNPWARLIFLGPMIMAFGGLLSLLDRRLRLGVGTRRRTAA encoded by the coding sequence ATGATCGCCGAACTCGGGGCCTTCGCCCTCTCTCTGGCCCTGGCCCTGTCGATCTTGCAGGCGGTGTTGTCGGCGGTGGGGCGGGCGCGGCGCAGTCCGGTGCTGGCGGGTGCGGCGCAAGGGGCGGCCCTGGCGGCGGCGGGCGCTGTGGCTCTCAGTTTCGCGGCCCTGATCTATGCCTTCGTCGTCTCTGACTTCTCAGTCTCCAACGTCGCGGCCAACAGCCACACCGACAAGCCGATGTTGTACAAGGTCGCCGGCGCCTGGGGCAGTCACGAAGGGTCGCTGCTACTGTGGTGTCTGGTCCTGACCGTCTTCGGCGGCGCCTTGGCGCGGGCGCGTGGTTTGCCGTTCGGGCTGAAGGCCTCGGCCGTGGCGACGCAGGGGGCGCTGGGCTCGCTGTTCCTGGCCTTCGCCGTCTTCACCTCCAGCCCCTTCACCCGCCTGGACCCCGCGCCCTTCCAGGGGGCGTCGCTGAACCCGCTCCTTCAGGACCCGGCCCTGGCCGTGCATCCGCCGCTGCTCTACGCGGGCTATGTCGGCTTCTCCGTCTGCTTCTCCCTGGCGGTCGCCGCCCTGATCGAAGGCCGGGCCCAGACCGCCTTCTGGCCCGCCTGGGGCCGGTGGGTGCGGCCCTGGGCCCTGGCTAGCTGGGCCTTTCTGACCGTCGGCATCACCCTGGGCTCTTTCTGGGCCTATTATGAGCTGGGCTGGGGCGGCTGGTGGTTCTGGGATCCGGTCGAGAACGCCAGCTTCATGCCCTGGCTGGCGGGCGCGGCCCTGCTGCACAGCGCCGTGGTGACCGAGCGGCGCGGGGCCCTGGCGGGCTGGACGGTGTTTCTGGCCCTGCTGGCCTTCAGCTTCTCCATGCTGGGCGCCTTCCTGGTGCGCTCCGGCGTTCTGACCAGCGTCCACGCCTTCGCCGTCGATCCCCAGCGGGGCCTGATGCTGCTGGCCATCCTCGGCGTCACGGCCGGCGCCGCCTTCGCCCTGTTCGCCTGGCGTGCGCCCCAGCTGAAGGGCGGCGGCCTGTTCGCCCCGGTCAGCCGCGAGGGTGCGCTGGTGCTCAACAATCTGTTCCTGACCGCCGCCGCCGCGACCGTCCTGCTGGGCACCCTCTATCCGTTGATCCTGGAGGCCGCGTCCGGCGCCACCATCTCGGTCGGCCCGCCCTATTTCGCCGCCACCTTCGTGCCCCTAATGACGGTCGCCTTCATCATCCTGCCCGCCGGGCCCTTGCTGGCGTGGAAGCGCGGCGATCTGCCCGGGGCGATGCAGAGACTGGCCGTGGCGGCGGGCCTGGCACTTGTCAGCGCCCTCGCGGCCTACGCCCTGTGGGAGCCCAGGAGGGCGTTCGCCGCCGCCGGCGTCGGTCTGGGCGCCTGGTTGATCCTGGGGTCGCTGGCGGAGGTCGCCGAACGGGCGCGGCTGTTCCGCACCTCGGGCGTCGAGACCTTGCGCCGCCTGAAAGGTTTGCCGCTGGGCGCCTGGGGCATGAGCCTGGCGCACCTGGGCCTGGGCGTCTTCATCCTGGGGGCGGTGGTCGAGACCGGCTTCAAGGCCGAGGCCGCGCGCGCCCTGTCCCTGGGCTCGAGCGTCTCCGCCGGCCCCTGGACCGTGACACTGGATCAGGTTCGGGTGGTCGAAGGCCCGAACTATCTGGCCGAACAAGGCCAACTGACGGTGCGCCCGTCGGACGACCGAGGCCGGGCCAGCACCGTCACGGCCGAACGCCGCTTCTTCCCCACGGGCGGTCAGACGACGACCGAGGTGGGCCTGGATTTCCGGGGTCTGGACGACGTCTATGTGGTGATGGGCGAGCGGGCCGGGACGCCGGAGGCTCCGGCCTGGGTTGTGCGCCTGTACTGGAATCCCTGGGCGCGGCTGATCTTCCTAGGGCCGATGATCATGGCGTTTGGGGGGCTTTTGTCCCTGCTGGACCGTCGCCTGCGGCTGGGCGTCGGCACGCGGCGGAGGACGGCGGCGTGA
- the fliR gene encoding flagellar biosynthetic protein FliR: MEAYATADQVWAGGLIFARIGAMLMLIPGFGETYVPPRVRLSLALIISLALWPVVRGVLPGLPETLGGMAGWVIREVVVGLMIGMLLRMFLTALTTAGEIVSLQTTLSFAQTANPLQAAPGSTIASFLMLFGVTLIFATNTDHLFIAGMVGSYELIAPAKPLIMSDFTEMAVRTLGDSFLLGVQLSAPVLVFALIFNLASGLIARVMPSFQVYFAAAPLSVILGLSIFALSLGALGTVFIDRYRRLAEVFAAGAFGGGAGG, encoded by the coding sequence GTGGAGGCCTACGCCACCGCCGATCAGGTCTGGGCCGGCGGGCTGATCTTCGCCCGGATCGGGGCGATGCTGATGCTGATCCCGGGCTTCGGCGAGACCTATGTGCCGCCGCGGGTGCGGCTGTCGCTGGCCCTGATCATCAGCCTGGCCTTGTGGCCGGTGGTGCGCGGGGTCCTGCCGGGCCTGCCCGAAACCCTGGGCGGCATGGCGGGCTGGGTGATCCGTGAAGTGGTGGTCGGTCTGATGATCGGCATGCTGTTGCGCATGTTCCTGACCGCCCTGACGACGGCGGGCGAGATCGTGTCGCTTCAGACCACCCTCAGTTTCGCCCAGACGGCCAATCCGCTCCAGGCCGCGCCGGGATCGACCATCGCCTCCTTCCTGATGCTGTTCGGGGTGACGCTGATCTTCGCGACCAACACCGATCACCTGTTCATCGCCGGCATGGTGGGCTCCTACGAACTGATCGCCCCGGCCAAGCCCCTGATCATGAGCGACTTCACAGAGATGGCGGTGCGGACCCTGGGCGACAGCTTCCTGCTGGGGGTGCAGCTGTCGGCGCCGGTTCTGGTGTTCGCCCTGATCTTCAACCTGGCCTCGGGCCTGATCGCGCGGGTCATGCCGTCGTTCCAGGTCTATTTCGCCGCCGCGCCTCTGAGCGTCATCCTGGGCCTGTCCATCTTCGCGCTCAGCCTGGGCGCCCTGGGCACCGTTTTCATCGACCGCTACCGCCGCCTCGCCGAGGTGTTTGCGGCCGGCGCCTTCGGGGGAGGGGCGGGTGGCTGA